From the Sphingomonas phyllosphaerae 5.2 genome, one window contains:
- the dnaJ gene encoding molecular chaperone DnaJ: MTEIDYYELLECERTADAGTIKSSYRKLAMKYHPDKNAGCKDSEAKFKAVSEAYDCLKDPQKRAAYDRFGHAAFRNGGGGGQQSQDFGGFSDIFESVFGEFMGGQRGGGRQQVRRGADLRYDMEISLEEAFHGKETEITVDISAACDTCNGTGSKPGTHAHTCQHCHGHGKVRAQQGFFVVERACPLCHGSGQVITDPCADCRGEGRVEKTKTLAVSVPPGVDEGTRVRLTGEGEAGARGAPAGDLYIFLHVKRHAIYEREGTTLFARAPISFTTAALGGTMSIPGLDGKRHEVKIPAGIQSGKQLRQRGAGMPVLQGRGFGDLVIQIEVETPSKLSTRQRALLEEFRETETGDECPQSQGFFSRLKNAIAGE, translated from the coding sequence ATGACCGAAATCGATTATTACGAGCTGCTCGAATGCGAGCGCACCGCGGATGCCGGGACGATCAAGTCGTCCTATCGCAAGCTCGCGATGAAGTATCACCCGGACAAGAACGCCGGCTGCAAGGATTCCGAGGCGAAGTTCAAGGCGGTCAGCGAAGCCTATGACTGTCTGAAGGATCCGCAGAAGCGCGCCGCTTACGACCGCTTCGGCCACGCCGCGTTCCGCAACGGCGGCGGCGGCGGACAGCAGTCGCAGGATTTCGGCGGCTTTTCGGACATCTTCGAAAGCGTGTTCGGCGAGTTCATGGGCGGGCAGCGCGGCGGCGGCCGGCAGCAGGTTCGTCGCGGCGCCGACCTGCGCTATGACATGGAGATCTCGCTGGAGGAGGCGTTCCACGGCAAGGAGACGGAGATCACCGTCGACATCTCCGCCGCCTGTGACACCTGCAACGGCACCGGATCGAAGCCCGGCACCCACGCGCACACCTGCCAGCATTGTCACGGCCACGGCAAGGTCCGCGCGCAGCAGGGCTTCTTCGTGGTCGAACGCGCCTGCCCGCTATGCCACGGCTCGGGGCAGGTCATCACCGATCCGTGCGCGGATTGCCGTGGCGAGGGTCGCGTCGAGAAGACCAAGACGCTTGCCGTCTCGGTGCCGCCCGGCGTCGACGAGGGTACGCGCGTTCGCCTGACCGGCGAGGGCGAGGCGGGCGCACGCGGTGCGCCGGCCGGTGACCTCTACATCTTCCTGCACGTAAAGCGGCACGCGATCTACGAGCGCGAGGGCACGACGCTGTTCGCACGCGCACCGATCAGCTTCACCACGGCGGCGCTCGGCGGCACGATGTCGATCCCCGGGCTCGACGGGAAACGCCACGAGGTGAAGATCCCGGCCGGTATCCAGTCGGGCAAGCAGTTGCGGCAGCGTGGCGCGGGCATGCCGGTGCTGCAGGGCCGCGGCTTCGGCGATCTGGTCATACAGATCGAGGTGGAGACGCCGTCCAAGCTGTCGACCCGCCAGCGCGCGCTGCTGGAGGAGTTCCGCGAAACCGAGACCGGCGACGAATGCCCGCAGAGCCAGGGCTTCTTCTCGCGGCTCAAGAATGCCATTGCCGGCGAATGA
- the dnaK gene encoding molecular chaperone DnaK, with amino-acid sequence MAKVIGIDLGTTNSCVAVMEGGKAKVIENAEGARTTPSIVAFAKDGERLIGQPAKRQAVTNGDNTIFAVKRLIGRRFDDPITKKDTELVPYHIVKGANGDAWVQAGGKDYSPSQISAFTLQKMKETAESYLGETVTQAVITVPAYFNDAQRQATKDAGQIAGLEVLRIINEPTAAALAYGLDKQDGKTIAVYDLGGGTFDVSILEIGDGVFEVKATNGDTFLGGEDFDNKIVEYLAEGFKKDEGIDLAKDKLALQRLKEAAEKAKIELSSAASTEVNLPFITADQNGPKHLVKTITRADLERLVEDLIKRTLDPCKKALSDAGVTANEISEVVLVGGMTRMPRVREIVKSFFGKDPHTGVNPDEVVAMGAAIQAGVLQGDVKDVLLLDVTPLSLGIETLGGVFTRMIDRNTTIPTKKSQTYSTADDNQQAVTIRVFQGEREMAADNKMLGQFDLLGIPPAPRGVPQIEVTFDIDANGIVNVSAKDKGTGKEQQIRIQASGGLSDADIDKMVRDAESFAEEDKKRRAAAEAKNNAESLIHTTERQLADNGDKVDEALKGEIQAGIDAAKAAVESGDAEQMNEKSQALAQVAMKLGQAIYEKQQQTDAAPQDDAATAETKKDDVVDAEFSEVDDNK; translated from the coding sequence ATGGCAAAAGTAATCGGTATCGACCTCGGCACCACCAATTCGTGCGTCGCCGTGATGGAAGGTGGCAAGGCGAAGGTCATCGAGAATGCGGAGGGCGCGCGCACCACGCCGTCGATCGTCGCGTTCGCAAAGGACGGCGAGCGTCTGATCGGCCAGCCCGCGAAGCGTCAGGCGGTGACCAACGGCGACAACACGATCTTCGCGGTGAAGCGCCTCATCGGCCGTCGCTTCGACGATCCGATCACCAAGAAGGATACCGAGCTGGTTCCCTATCACATCGTGAAGGGTGCCAACGGCGACGCGTGGGTGCAGGCCGGCGGCAAGGATTACAGCCCGTCGCAGATCAGCGCCTTCACGCTGCAGAAGATGAAGGAAACCGCCGAATCCTATCTGGGTGAGACGGTGACGCAGGCGGTCATCACCGTGCCCGCGTACTTCAACGACGCCCAGCGTCAGGCGACCAAGGATGCCGGCCAGATCGCCGGCCTTGAGGTGCTGCGCATCATCAACGAGCCGACCGCGGCGGCGTTGGCCTATGGCCTCGACAAGCAGGATGGCAAGACGATCGCGGTCTACGATCTGGGTGGCGGCACGTTCGACGTCTCGATCCTGGAGATCGGCGACGGCGTGTTCGAGGTGAAGGCCACCAACGGCGACACCTTCCTGGGCGGTGAGGATTTCGACAACAAGATCGTCGAATATCTGGCCGAAGGCTTCAAGAAGGACGAGGGCATCGACCTCGCCAAGGACAAGCTGGCGCTGCAGCGGCTGAAGGAAGCCGCCGAGAAGGCGAAGATCGAGCTGTCGTCGGCGGCGTCGACCGAGGTCAACCTGCCCTTCATCACCGCGGACCAGAACGGCCCGAAGCATCTGGTGAAGACGATCACCCGCGCCGATCTGGAGCGGCTGGTCGAGGACCTGATCAAGCGCACGCTGGACCCGTGCAAGAAGGCGTTGTCGGACGCCGGCGTCACCGCGAACGAGATTTCGGAAGTGGTGCTGGTCGGCGGCATGACCCGCATGCCGCGCGTGCGTGAGATCGTGAAGTCGTTCTTCGGCAAGGACCCGCACACCGGCGTCAACCCGGACGAGGTCGTCGCGATGGGCGCCGCCATTCAGGCGGGCGTGTTGCAGGGCGACGTCAAGGACGTGCTGCTGCTCGACGTGACCCCGCTGTCGCTGGGCATCGAGACGCTGGGCGGCGTGTTCACGCGCATGATCGACCGCAACACCACGATCCCGACCAAGAAGTCGCAGACTTATTCGACTGCCGATGACAATCAGCAGGCGGTGACGATCCGCGTCTTCCAGGGCGAGCGCGAGATGGCGGCCGACAACAAGATGCTCGGCCAGTTCGACCTGCTCGGCATCCCGCCCGCCCCGCGCGGCGTGCCGCAGATCGAGGTGACGTTCGACATCGACGCGAACGGCATCGTGAACGTGTCAGCCAAGGACAAGGGCACCGGCAAGGAGCAGCAGATCCGCATCCAGGCCTCTGGCGGCCTGTCTGACGCCGACATCGACAAGATGGTGCGCGACGCCGAATCCTTCGCCGAGGAGGACAAGAAGCGCCGTGCGGCGGCCGAGGCGAAGAACAACGCCGAATCGCTGATCCACACCACCGAGCGTCAGCTTGCCGACAATGGCGACAAGGTCGACGAAGCGCTCAAGGGTGAGATCCAGGCGGGCATCGACGCGGCGAAGGCGGCGGTCGAGAGCGGCGATGCCGAGCAGATGAACGAGAAGAGCCAGGCGCTCGCGCAGGTCGCGATGAAGCTCGGCCAGGCGATCTACGAGAAGCAGCAGCAGACCGACGCTGCCCCGCAGGACGACGCCGCAACGGCCGAGACCAAGAAGGACGACGTGGTCGACGCCGAGTTCTCGGAAGTCGACGACAACAAGTAA
- a CDS encoding NADH dehydrogenase ubiquinone Fe-S protein 4: MQTARIYQRPKNAMQSGKARTDSWQLEFEPGEAKRADPLTGWAGSGDTRDQIRLAFPTCEAAVAYAEAEGLAYTVIPTPTKTLKLQSYADNFR, from the coding sequence ATGCAGACCGCCCGCATCTACCAGCGCCCGAAGAACGCCATGCAGTCCGGCAAGGCCCGCACCGACAGCTGGCAACTCGAATTCGAACCCGGCGAGGCGAAGCGCGCCGACCCGCTGACCGGCTGGGCCGGCAGCGGCGACACGCGCGACCAGATCCGGCTGGCGTTCCCGACCTGCGAGGCGGCAGTCGCCTATGCCGAGGCCGAAGGGCTGGCGTACACGGTCATCCCGACGCCGACCAAGACGCTGAAGCTGCAGAGCTACGCCGACAACTTCCGCTGA
- a CDS encoding NUDIX hydrolase has translation MTHPHRDAAFPPETAWEGRYIKVVTQGGWEFVARQRGIQAAVIVAIDDADRIVLVEQYRVPLGCRCLELPAGLIGDETEGEAVAVGAARELEEETGYRAGRIEELGFFHSSPGMNSEGFTLVRAHDLVKIGAGGGEADEDIEVHLVPRTEIAAFVASKRAEGVAMDVKMLVLLADTLIA, from the coding sequence ATGACCCATCCGCACCGCGACGCCGCCTTCCCGCCCGAAACCGCTTGGGAAGGCCGCTATATCAAGGTCGTGACCCAGGGCGGCTGGGAGTTCGTCGCCCGTCAGCGCGGTATCCAGGCCGCGGTGATCGTCGCGATCGACGATGCCGACCGCATCGTGCTGGTCGAGCAATATCGCGTGCCGCTGGGTTGCCGCTGCCTGGAGCTGCCCGCCGGGCTGATCGGCGACGAGACCGAGGGCGAGGCGGTCGCCGTCGGCGCAGCGCGCGAACTGGAGGAGGAAACCGGCTACCGCGCCGGGCGGATCGAGGAGCTCGGCTTCTTCCATTCCTCGCCGGGCATGAACAGCGAGGGCTTCACCCTGGTGCGCGCGCACGATCTGGTGAAGATCGGCGCGGGCGGCGGCGAGGCGGACGAGGATATCGAGGTGCATCTCGTGCCGCGCACCGAGATTGCCGCGTTCGTGGCGAGCAAGCGCGCCGAAGGCGTGGCGATGGACGTCAAGATGCTGGTGCTGCTCGCCGATACCTTGATCGCGTAA
- the mscL gene encoding large conductance mechanosensitive channel protein MscL, producing the protein MLKDFRAFIARGNVLDLAVGVIIGGAFATITKSLTDDIIMPVVGAIFGGFDFSSFFIRLGPVPADFKGSLASYAQLKAAGVPLLGYGEFVTVVINFVILAFIVFLLMRSVNRLIATVEREKAAGIAEPAADPAEVVLLREIRDALTARGPVPPQV; encoded by the coding sequence ATGCTCAAGGATTTCCGGGCGTTCATCGCCCGTGGCAACGTGCTGGACCTCGCGGTCGGCGTCATCATCGGCGGCGCGTTCGCCACGATCACCAAGTCATTGACCGACGACATCATCATGCCGGTCGTCGGTGCGATCTTCGGCGGGTTCGACTTCTCCAGCTTCTTCATTCGCCTCGGGCCGGTCCCGGCGGACTTCAAGGGGTCGCTGGCCAGTTACGCGCAGCTGAAGGCGGCGGGGGTGCCGTTGCTGGGGTATGGCGAGTTCGTGACCGTCGTCATCAACTTCGTGATCCTGGCGTTCATCGTCTTCCTGCTGATGCGCAGCGTCAACCGGCTGATCGCGACGGTCGAGCGCGAGAAGGCCGCCGGAATCGCCGAGCCCGCCGCCGATCCGGCCGAGGTGGTGCTGCTGCGCGAGATCCGCGACGCGCTGACAGCGCGCGGGCCGGTCCCGCCGCAGGTCTGA
- a CDS encoding amino acid permease yields the protein MIFGRVKSLDAILATAEKKSLHRTLGWFQLTLFGIGCVIGTGIFVLTAAGAQKAGPGLMLAFAIAGAICIVAALCYAEIAAMIPVAGSAYTYTYASMGELLAWTVGWALILEYAVAASAVAVGWSGYFTGTILNQFLGVHLPAWLSAAPLALGGAPGGFINLPAIVIALLITWLLMVGTTESARVNAVLVAIKVTALTAFVALTLPSDYFSADRFNPFLPAGVFGGFGTGVGAVGAAATIFFAYVGFDAVSTAAEETKNPQRNVPIGLIGSLLFCTVFYILVAAGAIGTIGGQPIIGPNGIPFPAGSEELARQCALPQHKDALVCSGEALAHVLRVIGWSGVGNLLGIAAFVALPSVILILMFGQTRIFFVMSRDGLLPERLSTVHPKWKTPHIVTMMTGVGVAFAAAFLPVGQLADIANAGTLYAFAMVAVAVMILRRTAPGHPRSFRTPALWLVGPLTIAGCVFLFFNLPSAAMLVLPVWGALGLLIYFGYSRRHSHLGRGIVEVPEEY from the coding sequence ATGATTTTCGGGCGCGTCAAATCTCTCGACGCCATCCTCGCCACCGCTGAGAAGAAATCTCTGCATCGGACGCTGGGCTGGTTCCAACTGACGCTGTTCGGCATCGGCTGCGTCATCGGCACGGGCATCTTCGTGCTGACCGCCGCAGGCGCGCAAAAGGCGGGGCCGGGGCTGATGCTGGCGTTCGCGATCGCGGGCGCGATCTGCATCGTCGCAGCGCTCTGCTATGCGGAGATCGCGGCGATGATCCCGGTGGCGGGATCGGCCTACACCTATACCTACGCCTCGATGGGCGAGTTGCTCGCCTGGACGGTCGGCTGGGCGCTGATCCTCGAATATGCGGTGGCGGCCAGCGCGGTCGCGGTCGGCTGGTCGGGATATTTCACCGGCACGATCCTCAACCAGTTCCTCGGCGTGCATCTGCCGGCATGGCTGTCCGCCGCGCCGCTGGCGCTGGGCGGCGCGCCGGGCGGGTTCATCAACCTGCCCGCGATCGTCATCGCGCTGCTCATCACGTGGCTGCTGATGGTCGGCACGACCGAGAGCGCGCGCGTCAACGCCGTGCTGGTCGCGATCAAGGTGACGGCGCTGACCGCGTTCGTCGCATTGACGCTGCCGAGCGATTATTTCAGCGCCGATCGCTTCAACCCGTTCCTGCCCGCCGGCGTCTTCGGCGGGTTCGGCACCGGGGTGGGCGCCGTCGGCGCGGCCGCGACGATCTTCTTCGCCTATGTCGGCTTCGATGCGGTGTCGACCGCGGCGGAGGAGACCAAGAACCCGCAGCGCAACGTGCCGATCGGGCTGATCGGGTCGCTGCTGTTCTGCACCGTCTTCTACATCCTGGTCGCGGCCGGCGCGATCGGCACGATCGGCGGGCAGCCGATCATCGGGCCGAACGGCATCCCGTTCCCCGCCGGGTCCGAGGAACTGGCGCGCCAGTGCGCGTTGCCGCAGCACAAGGATGCGCTGGTCTGCTCGGGTGAGGCGCTGGCCCATGTGCTGCGCGTGATCGGCTGGTCGGGGGTGGGCAACCTGCTCGGTATTGCCGCCTTCGTCGCGCTGCCCTCGGTTATCCTGATCCTGATGTTCGGCCAGACGCGCATCTTCTTCGTCATGAGCCGCGACGGCTTGCTGCCGGAGCGGCTGTCGACCGTCCACCCGAAGTGGAAGACGCCGCACATCGTCACGATGATGACCGGTGTCGGCGTCGCGTTCGCGGCGGCGTTCCTGCCGGTCGGCCAGCTCGCCGACATCGCCAACGCCGGGACGCTGTACGCCTTCGCGATGGTGGCGGTTGCGGTGATGATCCTGCGCCGCACCGCTCCGGGGCATCCGCGCAGCTTCCGCACGCCCGCGCTGTGGCTGGTCGGACCGCTGACGATCGCCGGCTGCGTGTTCCTGTTCTTCAACCTTCCGTCGGCCGCGATGCTGGTGCTGCCGGTCTGGGGGGCGCTCGGGCTGCTGATCTACTTCGGCTACAGCCGCCGCCACAGCCATCTGGGCCGCGGCATCGTCGAGGTTCCCGAGGAATACTGA
- a CDS encoding HIT domain-containing protein: MSVDATRPYDDANIFAKLLRGEIPSRRVYEDDHTIVFHDIAPWAPTHLLAVPRGSYVSWDDFSANATETEIVSFTRAIGQAARDAGLVAGGYRLIANTGLDSHQEVPHLHVHIMGGRALGPMLIENDGRE; the protein is encoded by the coding sequence ATGAGCGTCGACGCCACCCGCCCGTATGACGATGCGAATATCTTCGCGAAGCTGCTGCGTGGCGAGATCCCGTCGCGGCGCGTCTATGAGGATGATCACACGATCGTCTTCCACGACATCGCGCCGTGGGCGCCGACGCACCTGCTGGCGGTGCCACGCGGATCGTACGTCAGCTGGGACGATTTCTCCGCAAATGCCACGGAGACGGAGATCGTCAGCTTCACACGCGCGATCGGGCAGGCGGCGCGCGACGCCGGGCTGGTCGCCGGCGGCTATCGCCTGATCGCCAACACCGGACTCGATTCGCACCAGGAGGTGCCGCACCTGCACGTCCACATCATGGGCGGTCGCGCGCTCGGCCCGATGCTTATCGAGAACGATGGTCGCGAATGA
- a CDS encoding phosphoribosyl-ATP diphosphatase, protein MTSTDTLDRLFATIASRKGADADGSYTASLFARGRGRIAQKLGEEATETVIAAMGQNARAIVPEAADLLYHLFVLLADAGLTLDDVRAELAQREGTSGHDEKAARGPIPLSFRAE, encoded by the coding sequence ATGACCTCGACCGACACGCTCGACCGGCTCTTCGCGACGATCGCCTCGCGCAAGGGCGCCGACGCCGATGGCTCCTATACCGCATCGCTGTTCGCGCGCGGGCGCGGGCGGATCGCGCAGAAGCTGGGCGAGGAGGCGACCGAAACCGTCATCGCCGCAATGGGACAGAACGCGCGCGCGATCGTGCCCGAGGCGGCGGACCTGCTCTATCACCTGTTCGTGCTGCTCGCCGACGCCGGACTGACGCTGGACGATGTGCGCGCCGAACTGGCGCAGCGCGAGGGGACCAGCGGGCATGACGAGAAGGCGGCCCGCGGACCGATCCCCCTCTCTTTTCGCGCCGAATGA
- the hisF gene encoding imidazole glycerol phosphate synthase subunit HisF, which yields MTVRARVIPCLDVAGGRVVKGVNFVDLIDAGDPVEQARAYDAAGADELCFLDITASHEARGTMLDVVRRTAAVCFMPLTVGGGVRSAEDARALLLAGADKIAVNSAAVARPEIVADIAERFGSQCCVASVDARRSGDGWEVFTHGGRRATGIDAVAHALHLAELGAGELLVTSMDRDGTRDGYDLALVRAIADRTAVPVVASGGVGSLDDLVAGVTEGHASAVLAASIFHFGQATIADAHAALAAAGVPVRAPLLPH from the coding sequence ATGACCGTCAGAGCGCGCGTGATCCCCTGCCTCGATGTCGCCGGTGGGCGCGTCGTCAAAGGCGTCAACTTCGTCGACCTGATCGATGCGGGCGACCCCGTCGAACAGGCACGTGCCTATGACGCGGCCGGCGCCGACGAGCTTTGCTTCCTCGACATCACCGCCAGCCACGAGGCGCGCGGCACGATGCTCGACGTGGTGCGCCGCACCGCCGCGGTCTGTTTCATGCCGCTGACGGTCGGTGGCGGGGTACGCAGCGCGGAGGATGCGCGCGCGCTGCTGCTGGCGGGCGCGGACAAGATCGCGGTCAATTCCGCTGCCGTCGCGCGGCCCGAAATCGTCGCCGACATCGCCGAGCGATTCGGCAGCCAATGCTGCGTCGCCAGCGTCGATGCACGACGCAGCGGCGACGGTTGGGAAGTGTTCACCCACGGCGGGCGCCGCGCGACCGGAATCGATGCGGTCGCGCACGCTTTGCACCTCGCCGAACTCGGGGCGGGCGAGTTGCTGGTCACCTCGATGGACCGCGACGGCACCCGCGACGGCTACGACCTCGCGCTGGTCCGCGCGATCGCCGACCGCACTGCGGTGCCGGTGGTGGCCAGCGGCGGGGTCGGCTCACTCGACGATCTGGTTGCGGGGGTCACCGAAGGGCACGCCTCGGCGGTGCTGGCGGCATCGATCTTCCATTTCGGACAGGCGACGATCGCCGATGCGCATGCTGCGCTTGCCGCCGCCGGCGTACCGGTGCGCGCCCCGCTGCTCCCCCATTGA
- a CDS encoding bile acid:sodium symporter family protein, with protein MSIAPASTPGPDPARPPGKLRRLLARADRFLLLLIATVALAAILPARGAAATWVEHGTTVAVALLFLLYGARLAPQAIWAGLAHWRLQLLVFVSTFMLFPLLGLGVAAATRSWLPGEVVTGLLYLCLLPSTVQSSIAFTSIARGNVPAALCSASLSNLVGVVLTPLLVAQLLTRATGGLSLEAVRDIALQILLPFIAGQAIRPWAQGWLLAHPTLTSVVDRGSVLVVVYAAFGAGVVAGLWTQLSPLTLAAILALSLAILAVVLVATTLASRAMGFAVADEIATVFCGSKKSMASGIPMAAILFPSHAVGLIVLPLMIFHQVQLFVCAGLARRYADDPRHVPSDDAPPCPPPARRA; from the coding sequence CTGAGCATCGCCCCCGCCTCCACCCCGGGCCCTGATCCCGCACGCCCGCCCGGGAAGCTGCGGCGGCTGCTCGCCCGCGCCGATCGCTTCCTGCTGCTGCTGATCGCGACGGTCGCTCTCGCCGCCATCCTGCCGGCGCGCGGAGCCGCGGCAACGTGGGTCGAACACGGCACCACGGTCGCGGTCGCGCTGCTGTTCCTGCTTTACGGCGCGCGGCTCGCCCCGCAGGCGATCTGGGCGGGGCTGGCGCACTGGCGGCTCCAGCTGCTCGTGTTCGTCAGTACCTTCATGCTCTTTCCGTTGCTCGGCCTCGGCGTCGCGGCTGCGACGCGCAGCTGGCTGCCGGGCGAGGTCGTCACCGGACTGCTGTATCTTTGCCTGCTGCCCTCGACGGTGCAATCCTCGATCGCGTTCACCTCGATCGCGCGCGGCAACGTGCCCGCGGCGCTGTGCAGCGCGTCGCTCTCGAACCTCGTCGGCGTGGTGCTGACTCCGCTGCTGGTCGCGCAGCTGCTGACGCGCGCGACCGGCGGGCTATCGCTGGAGGCGGTGCGCGACATCGCGTTGCAGATCCTGCTGCCGTTCATCGCCGGCCAGGCGATCCGGCCGTGGGCGCAGGGCTGGCTGCTGGCGCATCCGACGCTGACCAGCGTCGTCGATCGCGGATCGGTGCTGGTCGTCGTCTACGCCGCGTTCGGCGCGGGCGTCGTCGCCGGGCTGTGGACGCAGCTGTCGCCGCTCACGCTTGCCGCGATCCTGGCGCTGTCGCTGGCGATCCTCGCGGTCGTGCTGGTCGCCACGACGCTGGCCTCGCGCGCGATGGGGTTTGCCGTGGCCGATGAGATCGCGACCGTCTTCTGCGGCTCGAAGAAGAGCATGGCCAGCGGCATTCCGATGGCGGCTATCCTCTTTCCGTCGCACGCCGTCGGACTGATCGTCCTGCCGTTGATGATCTTCCACCAGGTGCAATTGTTCGTGTGCGCCGGGCTGGCGCGGCGCTATGCCGATGATCCGCGCCACGTGCCGTCCGACGACGCGCCGCCTTGCCCCCCGCCCGCGCGCCGGGCATGA
- the hisA gene encoding 1-(5-phosphoribosyl)-5-[(5-phosphoribosylamino)methylideneamino]imidazole-4-carboxamide isomerase gives MAPLIVFPAIDLKQGQVVRLAEGDMARATVYGDDPAAQARAFAAAGATHLHVVDLDGAFAGESVNGDAVRGIVTAFPGRVQLGGGIRTPEAVAAWLALGVARVVIGTAALEQPQFVRDMAAAYPERIVVAVDARDGMVATKGWAEVSTTPVADLARRFEDAGVAALLFTDVGRDGLLKGCNVDATVALARAVRIPVIASGGVAGIDDIHALAGHSVDGVEGVITGRALYDGRLDLAEALRVAGN, from the coding sequence ATGGCGCCCCTGATCGTCTTCCCCGCCATCGACCTGAAGCAGGGTCAGGTCGTCCGCCTCGCCGAAGGCGACATGGCGCGCGCCACCGTCTACGGCGACGATCCCGCGGCGCAGGCGCGCGCCTTCGCGGCGGCGGGGGCGACGCACCTCCATGTCGTCGACCTCGACGGCGCGTTCGCGGGCGAGAGCGTCAACGGCGACGCGGTGCGCGGCATCGTCACAGCCTTTCCAGGTCGCGTCCAGCTCGGCGGCGGGATCCGCACTCCGGAAGCGGTCGCGGCGTGGCTGGCGCTGGGCGTCGCGCGCGTCGTGATCGGCACGGCCGCGCTCGAACAGCCGCAATTCGTCCGCGACATGGCCGCCGCCTACCCGGAACGGATCGTCGTCGCAGTCGATGCGCGCGACGGAATGGTCGCGACCAAGGGATGGGCGGAGGTGTCCACCACCCCGGTCGCCGATCTCGCGCGCCGCTTCGAGGATGCCGGCGTCGCCGCGTTGCTGTTCACCGACGTCGGGCGTGACGGATTGCTCAAGGGCTGCAACGTCGATGCGACCGTCGCGCTGGCGCGGGCGGTTCGCATCCCGGTGATCGCCAGCGGCGGGGTCGCCGGGATCGACGACATCCACGCGCTCGCCGGTCATTCGGTCGACGGGGTCGAGGGGGTCATCACCGGCCGCGCGCTCTACGATGGCCGGCTCGATCTGGCCGAGGCGCTGCGGGTGGCGGGGAACTGA
- the hisH gene encoding imidazole glycerol phosphate synthase subunit HisH, which produces MTLALIDYQAGNLHSVENALRAAGCADLTVTADPETVLHADRIVLPGVGAFGACAASLRAIPGMVAALEERVLRQAAPFLGICVGMQLLAETGEELGIHRGLGWIAGTVRRIDPAGSDAKVPHMGWNDVVPGAAHALIVPGEAYFLHSYAFTGDGVVATTDHAGPVTAAVARDTVLGVQFHPEKSQRYGLALLERFLAWRP; this is translated from the coding sequence ATGACGCTGGCGCTGATCGACTATCAGGCCGGCAACCTCCACTCGGTCGAGAATGCGTTGCGCGCCGCGGGCTGTGCCGACCTGACCGTCACCGCCGATCCCGAGACCGTGCTGCACGCCGATCGCATCGTCCTGCCCGGCGTCGGCGCCTTCGGTGCCTGCGCGGCGAGCCTGCGGGCGATCCCCGGCATGGTCGCCGCGCTGGAAGAGCGCGTGCTGCGGCAGGCGGCGCCGTTCCTGGGCATCTGCGTGGGGATGCAGTTGCTGGCCGAGACCGGCGAGGAGCTCGGCATCCATCGCGGGCTCGGCTGGATCGCGGGCACCGTGCGCCGCATCGATCCGGCCGGCAGCGACGCGAAGGTGCCGCACATGGGCTGGAACGACGTCGTGCCCGGCGCCGCCCATGCGCTGATCGTGCCCGGCGAGGCCTATTTTCTCCACAGCTATGCCTTCACCGGCGATGGCGTGGTCGCCACCACCGACCACGCCGGGCCGGTCACCGCCGCGGTCGCCCGCGACACGGTGCTCGGCGTGCAGTTCCACCCCGAAAAGAGCCAGCGCTACGGCCTTGCGCTGCTCGAAAGGTTCCTTGCATGGCGCCCCTGA
- a CDS encoding YciI family protein: protein MSTFRTSGDMCAVLLSYVRPLDEVDAQLAAHVAWLEQGFAEGVFLIAGRRQPRSGGVIVMRGARAAVDAVMATDPFVASGVATFEVVPFSASFAATPLHDWLS, encoded by the coding sequence ATGAGCACGTTCCGCACCTCCGGCGACATGTGCGCCGTGCTGCTCAGCTACGTCCGCCCGCTCGACGAGGTGGATGCGCAGCTGGCCGCGCATGTCGCGTGGCTCGAGCAGGGGTTTGCGGAAGGTGTGTTCCTGATCGCCGGCCGCCGCCAGCCGCGCAGTGGCGGGGTGATCGTGATGCGTGGCGCCCGCGCCGCGGTGGATGCGGTCATGGCGACCGATCCCTTCGTCGCCAGCGGGGTCGCCACGTTCGAGGTCGTGCCGTTCAGCGCCAGCTTCGCGGCCACCCCGCTGCACGACTGGCTGTCATGA